From bacterium:
GCGTTGAAGGCCGTATTTAAAGAGGCGGTCAGCGAGAAGGCGTTTACCCCGGAAAAAATATTGCCCATAATTAAAAGATTTTCCACGGTCGCGAAGCCCAAAGCGGCGGTAATGATATAAATCATAGCGTCAATCGGTTCGTCAAAATCGGGATTTTTTTTAGTCATCCAAAAAGCGGCGGTAAATTTAAAAATTTCTTCAATCAAAGCCAAAACGACAATCATGATGATACTGCTTTTTGCTATATTAAAAGAAGTTAAAGCGTCCTGGGCTAAAAGTTGAAAAATGAGTACCGGCAGAGCCATCAGGCCGCCTACGACAAAAGTTATCAAAATCAACCGTTTGGGTTCGGGATGCGGGTCTTCTTGAAGATAAAAAAATACCCAGATTAAACCCGGCAAAATTCCCAAAAGTATCGCTAGGTAAGTCATATTAACTCCGATTTGAAATCATTAATAATTTTTCTTTTTTT
This genomic window contains:
- a CDS encoding PrsW family glutamic-type intramembrane protease, with product MTYLAILLGILPGLIWVFFYLQEDPHPEPKRLILITFVVGGLMALPVLIFQLLAQDALTSFNIAKSSIIMIVVLALIEEIFKFTAAFWMTKKNPDFDEPIDAMIYIITAALGFATVENLLIMGNIFSGVNAFSLTASLNTAFNAIALRFIGATLLHTLASGLLGYYWAIGIIKKSLPKYLGYGLILAVLIHSVFNYLIIKFQSVNFLIPSLFLILGAIFVLVDFEKLRKMI